TAGATTCTAGTTCAGCATTGGGCGTTTGAAAGCCAAAACTAATATTAATGAAATCTACCTGTTTATCTATGCACCATGTAATAGCTTCTACTAAATGATCAATTGAGCCATTGCCTTGTGCATCTAAAAGTATAATATCGTATATTTTTAATTTAGCTTTTACTTCTCCTACAATAATTCCCGCGACTGGCGTACCATGATTAAAATCATCTTTAATTTTTTCCCCAGGATGCGTTAAATTGACTTCTTCAAATGCGACACCTTGAAAGACATCCAAATCTTTATTTATACCACTGTCCAGTACAGCAACTTTTATATATTCGCCGTCACTTTTTATTGCCAATTGTCCGAAGGTAAAATAACAAAGAATGCAAATAATCAATGACAACAATACACTAAATTTTTTATTGATAGTGTTCGCCACCTTGTTATGTAGTTGTTAAAAAATATTTCCAACATGGATTTCGTAAAGAGAGTTATTCTGTAGGGTTTTTCGAAGACAAATGAAGTTTTTCAATCATTTTTTAGATTATTCTAAATTATCTCAATAAAGGTTGTCAATCAATTTAAT
This genomic interval from Lysinibacillus sphaericus contains the following:
- a CDS encoding S8 family peptidase, with the translated sequence MSLIICILCYFTFGQLAIKSDGEYIKVAVLDSGINKDLDVFQGVAFEEVNLTHPGEKIKDDFNHGTPVAGIIVGEVKAKLKIYDIILLDAQGNGSIDHLVEAITWCIDKQVDFINISFGFQTPNAELESTIEKAVEQGITIVAAAGNTYGLATDYPAKLDGVLSIGSINEKNKRSSFSAIGKIDYVFNGENVQSIHHNGQASVFTGTSFAAAYATHLFIQLKEIYKEVESKENFNAIL